In Aristaeella hokkaidonensis, the following are encoded in one genomic region:
- a CDS encoding extracellular solute-binding protein, translating to MSRKWRNILIGVLVAALVIAGIWLLSRSENSFRSKYEGADLSTDVSGIGRSNTYTSYLEKYANLPAVSEAVEVDLASFEGKGGEVCADGVLTADESELTWKVNVPKAGLYNIRLDYLTVESRGVDIEREIAINGEVPFTGASTLCFSRLWTDANEVRKDNQGNDIRPTQVERFEKQSAYCKDDMGYQTEPYAFYFNEGENELTIRAVNEPVILCAVSLTPIMKSPTYAEYAAAQPEVSASEEALNYSQTIQGESAVLRSTPSLYGRYDRSSALTEPYSVSNSILNYIGGEPWTHPGEWIQWEFEVPEDGYYNISIKARQMYQRGALSARTVYIDGEIPFEDLEAVTFSYSTGWDMHTLSDKEGTPFRFWLKKGSHSIRMEVTMGEMGPVLKSVEDSIFRLNQIYRKILVLTGANPDKYRDYNLKRIYPEAIEAMDLESKRLYKIVDDTVAITGEKSDRIASAQTLAVQLETFVKKNERITESFQNFRDNITSLGTAMQNMAESKLDVDLIMVTGENVNVPEVRSNVFQDIIHEVRSCLSSYTVDYNSLGDKYEDTDDVVEIWITTGRDQSTVLKNLVDNTFTAKTGIKVNVKLVLQDAILPAVVAGNGPDVVLSLSGWFAVNYAMRNAVEDLTQFEDFEEVTKPFTKSILEPLTYNDSKKIGIYGLPETQDFAVLFYRKDVMEELGLAVPQTWDELIAELPTIQGNSLTIGINFPDIRVVDNSVLNSMIYQNGGEIYDKEAKHTLVDSEAGVAGFKQYTSLYNDYGLPVVFDFPSRFRSGEMPMGIQNYNMYNTLMVSAPEIRGLWDFTLFPGTMKEDGTIDHTAQTSGLCCMMIATNNETKKKNAWEFMKWWVSADAQVRFGREMESILGASARYQTANQDALTQLAWSDKQLKVLKEQMSQTRGFPEIAGGYSTQRHLINAVRKVINTKEDQRETLLTYARTINEEIKIKRREFNLPVD from the coding sequence ATGTCAAGGAAATGGCGGAACATTCTCATCGGCGTCCTTGTCGCTGCTCTTGTAATTGCCGGGATCTGGCTGCTCAGCCGGTCCGAGAACAGTTTCAGGAGCAAGTATGAGGGCGCTGATCTGTCCACAGATGTCAGCGGCATTGGACGGAGCAACACCTATACCTCTTATCTGGAGAAGTATGCGAATCTGCCCGCTGTCAGTGAAGCTGTTGAGGTGGACCTGGCCTCCTTCGAAGGGAAAGGCGGCGAAGTCTGTGCGGACGGTGTGCTGACGGCTGATGAGTCAGAGCTTACCTGGAAGGTGAATGTACCTAAGGCCGGCTTGTACAATATCCGCCTGGATTACCTGACAGTGGAAAGCCGCGGTGTGGATATTGAGCGTGAAATTGCGATTAACGGGGAAGTTCCTTTCACCGGCGCAAGCACGCTTTGTTTCTCTCGCCTGTGGACCGACGCAAACGAGGTGCGCAAGGACAACCAGGGGAATGATATCCGTCCTACGCAGGTGGAACGCTTTGAAAAGCAGAGCGCATACTGCAAGGACGACATGGGATATCAGACAGAGCCCTATGCCTTCTATTTCAATGAAGGGGAGAATGAACTGACGATCCGTGCTGTCAATGAGCCGGTGATTCTTTGCGCTGTTTCGCTGACGCCGATTATGAAGTCTCCCACTTATGCGGAATACGCAGCAGCCCAGCCTGAGGTTTCCGCCAGCGAAGAGGCGCTGAACTACAGCCAGACAATCCAGGGAGAATCCGCCGTGCTGCGCAGCACGCCGAGCCTTTACGGACGTTATGACCGCAGCTCCGCCCTGACAGAACCCTATTCCGTATCAAATTCAATCCTGAATTATATCGGCGGCGAACCCTGGACCCATCCCGGCGAGTGGATCCAGTGGGAGTTTGAAGTACCGGAAGACGGATACTACAACATTTCCATCAAAGCACGGCAGATGTACCAGCGCGGCGCGCTGTCCGCACGAACCGTTTATATCGACGGTGAGATTCCGTTTGAAGATCTTGAAGCAGTAACATTCAGCTACAGCACCGGTTGGGACATGCACACCCTGAGCGACAAGGAAGGCACCCCCTTCCGCTTCTGGCTGAAGAAAGGAAGCCATTCCATCCGCATGGAAGTGACCATGGGAGAAATGGGGCCTGTCCTGAAATCCGTGGAAGACAGCATCTTCCGCCTGAACCAGATTTACCGCAAAATCCTGGTTCTGACAGGCGCCAATCCGGATAAATACCGTGATTACAACCTGAAGCGGATTTATCCCGAAGCCATTGAGGCGATGGATCTGGAAAGCAAACGCCTGTATAAAATCGTGGATGATACGGTGGCTATCACCGGTGAGAAGAGCGACCGGATTGCCTCCGCACAGACGCTGGCTGTACAGCTTGAAACCTTTGTGAAAAAGAATGAACGGATCACAGAATCCTTCCAGAACTTCCGGGACAACATTACTTCGCTCGGAACCGCAATGCAGAACATGGCCGAGAGCAAGCTGGACGTGGATCTGATTATGGTAACAGGCGAGAACGTCAATGTTCCGGAGGTTCGCAGCAATGTCTTCCAGGATATTATTCATGAAGTCCGGAGCTGCCTGAGTTCCTATACCGTAGACTATAACAGCCTGGGCGACAAGTATGAGGATACGGACGACGTGGTGGAGATCTGGATCACCACGGGCCGCGACCAGAGTACGGTGCTGAAGAATCTGGTTGACAATACCTTTACCGCAAAGACCGGCATTAAAGTGAACGTCAAGCTGGTGCTGCAGGACGCCATCCTGCCCGCTGTTGTCGCAGGAAACGGCCCGGACGTGGTGCTGAGCCTCAGCGGCTGGTTTGCTGTGAACTATGCCATGCGTAACGCGGTTGAAGACCTGACCCAGTTTGAAGACTTTGAAGAGGTTACCAAACCGTTTACAAAGAGCATCCTGGAACCGCTGACTTATAATGACAGCAAGAAGATCGGTATTTACGGACTGCCTGAAACCCAGGATTTCGCCGTGCTGTTCTACCGCAAGGACGTTATGGAAGAGCTGGGTCTGGCTGTTCCGCAGACCTGGGATGAGCTGATTGCGGAGCTGCCGACGATTCAGGGCAACAGCCTGACGATCGGTATCAATTTCCCGGACATCCGGGTTGTGGACAACTCCGTGCTGAATTCCATGATTTATCAGAATGGCGGAGAAATCTACGACAAGGAAGCCAAGCACACGCTGGTGGACAGCGAGGCAGGCGTAGCCGGATTCAAGCAGTATACGAGCCTGTACAACGACTACGGCCTGCCGGTGGTGTTCGACTTCCCGAGCCGGTTCCGCAGCGGCGAGATGCCGATGGGCATCCAGAACTACAATATGTACAACACCCTCATGGTTTCCGCTCCGGAAATCCGCGGCCTGTGGGACTTTACCCTGTTCCCGGGAACGATGAAAGAGGATGGAACCATTGACCATACTGCCCAGACAAGCGGACTGTGCTGTATGATGATTGCGACAAACAATGAAACAAAAAAGAAAAATGCCTGGGAGTTTATGAAGTGGTGGGTGAGCGCGGACGCGCAGGTTCGCTTCGGCCGGGAGATGGAAAGCATCCTGGGTGCTTCCGCCCGGTACCAGACAGCCAATCAGGATGCGCTGACGCAGCTGGCCTGGTCTGACAAGCAGCTGAAAGTGCTGAAAGAACAGATGTCACAGACCCGGGGCTTCCCGGAGATCGCCGGCGGATATTCAACGCAGCGCCATCTCATCAACGCAGTACGTAAGGTGATCAATACCAAGGAAGATCAGCGGGAGACACTGCTGACTTACGCACGAACCATTAATGAAGAGATTAAGATCAAACGGCGGGAATTCAACCTGCCGGTTGATTGA